The Deinococcus aerophilus region CGCTTCTCAGCTGAACTTCTGAACTTCGTTCCAGACGGTGGCCGCTGTTCAACTGCTGTCTGGAACGCTTCGGTCTGCCCCCTGCGGTGCGGCCGGCCTCCCCCTGCCGCGCATGAAGGCAGCGGAAACGGGGGCCAGTTTCGGCGCTGTGTCCGCTGGGTGCCGGTCCTGAACGGTATAGACAAACGAACACTCCTGCGGTGGGAAGCCCTAAGCTGAAGCCATCCTTAAATGGTCCAACCACTGGACCTCAAACTCAGAGGGAAGGAGGCGAGATGACGGCGCAGCCGATCAAGCACCAGAAACTGGCTGCCAGCGCAGCGGATGAACTCTTGGCCCTGATTCTGCGGGGAGACTTCACTCCCGGGCAGCGGCTTCCACCCGAGCGGGTGCTGGCCGAACAGATGAACATTTCCCGCACCAGCCTGCGCGACGGCATTGCCCGTCTCGAAGTTCTGGGACACCTGGAGGCGCGACAGGGCAACGGTGTGTTCATCCGGGAACCCTCCGCCGCCCACCTGACCCAGTCCTTTCAGGGGATGCTGATCCGCTCGCCCCAGAAGCTGGCACATGTTCTCGAGTTCCGCCAGATGATCGAGCCGGAAGTGGCGGCGCAGGCCGCTGCCCGCGCCACACCGACCCAGATTGCCCAGTTGCAGCACTGCCTCGACCGCCAGGAGGCCGCCCGTGCGCGGCACATCAAGCTGAGCGATGAGGACATGATCTTTCACCAGCTGATTGCCCAGATTGCGGGCAACGAGGTGGTCATGCTGGTCCTGGACACGCTGCGGGCCCTGCTGGCCCAGCTGCGCAATCAGGTGGTGGGCGATCAACCGGAAGTGACCATCGCGGAGCACCGCAGGGTGGTCAACGCCATTGCCAGCGCCTCTCCTCAGGCCGCCCGTGAGGCCATGCTCTTTCACATGCAGTCCGTTCGTCGTCACGCCGCCCCCCTCATCGATCAAGGAGCAGACAATGCGTAAACCTCAAATTCTGATGGCTTTCCTGAGCGCGGCCCTTCTGGGTGCCGCCCACCCGGCCTCGGCCCAGACCCTGACCGTGGGCCTGGACGCCGATCCGCCGCGCCTGGACCCGGCGCTCTCCACGGCGCTGGTCGACCGTCAGGTCATGAACCAGATCTTCGACAAGCTCGTCGATCTGGACGCGAACCTCAAGGTGATTCCGGCGCTGGCCACGTCGTGGAAGGTCACGAACGGCGGCCTGACCTACACCTTCAAGCTCAGAAGCGGCGTGAAGTTCAGCGACGGCACCCCGCTGGACGCCGCCGCCGTCAAGTACGGCCTGGACCGCAACCGGACCCTGGAGGGCAGCGCCCGCAAGAATGAGCTGTCCAGCGTGAAAGAGGTCAAGGTCATCGATCCACAGACCGTTCAGCTGACCCTCTCGCAGCCGTATGGTCCGCTGCTGGCCGTGCTCACGGACCGCGCCGGCATGATCGTGTCGCCCACGGCGGCCAAGAAAGCCGGCACCGACTTCCAGAACAATCCGGTGGGCAGCGGCCCCTTTACCTTTGTCAGCCGCGTGCGCCAGGACAACATCACGCTGAACGCCAACAAGTCCTACTGGGGCGGCGTGCCCAAGATCGACAAGCTGGTGTACCGTCCCTTCCCCGACGGCGACGTGCGCTACGCCAACCTGCTCTCGGGCGCCGTGCAGGCCATCACGCCGATTGACCCCAAGGACGTCAGCAAGCTCGAGCAGAACCCCAAGTTCAACGTGCTGAACTACCCCGGCATCGGGTTCCAGGGGGTGTGGTTCAACGTGACCCGCCCGCCCTTCAACAACAAGAACTTCCGTCAGGCCGTGGCCGCCACCATCGACCGCGAGGCCATTGCCAAGAGCATCTTCTACGGCACCGTCACTCCCGCCGCCGGTCCCTTCCCCCCCGGCACGGCCGCCGCGTCCTCGGCCATCACGGTTCAGAAACCCAACCTTGCCCTGGCCAAGCAGAAACTGGGCGGCAAGCCGCTGTCCTTCACGCTGCTCACCACGCCGGGCAGCGTCACCACGCAGCTCGCGCAGGTGTACCAGGCCATGTTTGCGCAGGCCGGCATCACGGCCAAGATCGAGCAGGTAGAGTTCGGAACGCTGCTGGACCGCGCCGACAAGCAGGACTACGACGCCCTGATGCTGGGCTGGAGCGGCCGGCCCGATCCCGACGGCAACATCTATGACTTCTTCACGACGGGCGGCACCAACAACCAGGCCGGATACAGCAACAAGACCGTGGACGGCCTGCTTGCCAAGGCCCGCGCCCAGAACGCCATGTCGGCCCGCATCGCCACCTACAACGTCGCCCTGGGCACCATCATCAGCGACACGCCGTACACCTGGGTCTACTTCCAGCGCAACCTGGTGGGAAGCGTCAAGGGCCTGACCGGCCTCAAGCCCATCCCGGACGGCATTCTGCGCTTCAAGGATGTGGACCTGAAGTAAGGGCTCCGGGGA contains the following coding sequences:
- a CDS encoding FadR/GntR family transcriptional regulator — its product is MTAQPIKHQKLAASAADELLALILRGDFTPGQRLPPERVLAEQMNISRTSLRDGIARLEVLGHLEARQGNGVFIREPSAAHLTQSFQGMLIRSPQKLAHVLEFRQMIEPEVAAQAAARATPTQIAQLQHCLDRQEAARARHIKLSDEDMIFHQLIAQIAGNEVVMLVLDTLRALLAQLRNQVVGDQPEVTIAEHRRVVNAIASASPQAAREAMLFHMQSVRRHAAPLIDQGADNA
- a CDS encoding ABC transporter substrate-binding protein; translation: MRKPQILMAFLSAALLGAAHPASAQTLTVGLDADPPRLDPALSTALVDRQVMNQIFDKLVDLDANLKVIPALATSWKVTNGGLTYTFKLRSGVKFSDGTPLDAAAVKYGLDRNRTLEGSARKNELSSVKEVKVIDPQTVQLTLSQPYGPLLAVLTDRAGMIVSPTAAKKAGTDFQNNPVGSGPFTFVSRVRQDNITLNANKSYWGGVPKIDKLVYRPFPDGDVRYANLLSGAVQAITPIDPKDVSKLEQNPKFNVLNYPGIGFQGVWFNVTRPPFNNKNFRQAVAATIDREAIAKSIFYGTVTPAAGPFPPGTAAASSAITVQKPNLALAKQKLGGKPLSFTLLTTPGSVTTQLAQVYQAMFAQAGITAKIEQVEFGTLLDRADKQDYDALMLGWSGRPDPDGNIYDFFTTGGTNNQAGYSNKTVDGLLAKARAQNAMSARIATYNVALGTIISDTPYTWVYFQRNLVGSVKGLTGLKPIPDGILRFKDVDLK